In Alcaligenes faecalis, the sequence AATGAACGCCCCACTCGAATCAAACTGTTTCCTCTACCTCGGGGGCCATTCAGTGCAAACAATATCTCGCGCATTCAACACCTGCTCAACAATGAAACTAACAAAACTGTATGCCGCCCTGGCACTCGCCATTGCCCCACTGTCTGCTCACGCCCTGGAAGACAGAGCCGTCACAGACGCATCGGGACGCACCGTATTTATCGCGCGGTTTTTTGACATGGGCGATGGCCCATTCGACGAACGCCACAACACGTCCTACTGGAGCTGGCAAGGACATGAAGCCTACAAAAACGAGATCGTTGACGGCATAGGCTACTGGACTGAAATACTCCAGACCCAAGGTGCCAATCCCCCAACCATCATCAATATCGGCACCATTAATATGCCAGGCAATGCCTACGGTGGCTCACCCACAGCAAACGACGGCCAAAGCGCATTGACGCAAATGCAGCAGAGCATATTCGGTCTGTCGCCAGCCGAAGGTACGCTACCACTCGGCGGGCATGGTTTTTTTGGCCTGGGCCAAGACGACTACGCAAGCAACCCAGCATTCACACAAACACCCCTGACTGGTAAAGACAGCGTACTCCTGACGGCTATCCACGAAGTTGCCCATGGGCTAGGCGTGACCAGCCATGTGATAAACAAAGGCGACAACTATGACATACAGCCGTATTTCACAAGCCAGCTGACCAGTTGGGCGCAACTGCTAAGGGACGACAACGGCAATCCAGCACAGGCAGACCAGAAGATTCTGTGTAATGGCTGCGACACCTCCTACGATCCTGATGCCTTCGACTTGCGTCAGGACAAGGGTTTTCTGATCGGTGCCAACATCGAGCAAGTTCTGGCCGGTGGCCTGCGTGGTGTTCCCGTAAAAATACTGGGAGAGGACGGCAGCATAGATAACAACTTCATGAGCCATATCGAGCTTCGAAACAGCGTCATGAGCCACCAGAGATACCGTAACTATTCGGGTTTCATGGAGGCTGAGCTGGCGGCTCTGCAAGACCTGGGCTACACCATTGACCGGGCCAACTTCTTCGGACGCTCGATCTACGGCGATGGCCTTGAGCTGGTGAATACACAAGGTTTCTTTGCACGCAATGCCGAAGGCACGCAATACCTTCCAGGCCAATACAACCAATCCACATTAGGCTTGGGCCTGCATATCTATGGCAGCAATAATCAGGTCCGACAAGCCGCTGACCTGTTGGCAGCAGGATCAGGCGGTGCAGGCATACGGATCGATGGCGAGAACAACACCCTTGTCATCGACTCAGGTGTCAAAATCTACGCCGATGGTCTGAACGGGCAAGGCATTCAATTTGCCTACGGACGTGGGCACACACTGGTTCATCGCGGTGACATCCAAGCGACCGGCTCTCAGGGCGTAGGCCTGCGTTTTGACTTTGGCACCAACTCGCTAGGCAACGTGGTCGAGCGACGTGGATCCTACATCCGCAGCATCAAGGGCGTCGATCAGGCCCTGCTCCCCGAACTGAACGGCCCCCTGGTTCAACAAGCCGACATTAGCGGACGAGTTGCAGGCCAGGAAGCGGCCATCCTGATTTCCGACAATGCCTACGTCGGGCGCATCAACCTGATGCAAGGCGCCCAGATTGAAGGCGATATCATTTCGCACTATGCAGAGCGCGACAACAACAACCAGCTACGCCTGACCACGCTGTCCTTTGGTCAGGCTGCGGACACAATGGGCCGCAGCATTGATCAGCCCGATGCCACATTCCACCTGAGCTACGCCGGTAACATCACAGGCAAAGACAATCTGACTCTGTCATTTGACGGCGGCACAACAAAGCTGGATGGCACCTTGCAGGTCCACAGCGCCACCATCCAGGAAGCGGCAACATTGGGCGGGAATGCCAGCTTCGATCTGGCCAGCGGTCAGGCCCTGATTAACGCTGGCACCCTGACGCCCGGCAACTCCATCGGGGGCATCCAGGTAAATGGCGACTTCCAGCAAACAGCAACAGGCCAACTGGTAGCCGAGTTTGATGGCAAAGGCGGCCACGACACGCTTGCCGTCAGTGGCAATGCGGACCTGGCTGGCGCGCTGAAGCTGACGCCTTTGGCAGACTGGTATCAAAACTCCTGGTCCGTCGACACAGGCTCGTTTGTGGAAGCAGCCAGCTACAACGGCAGCTTTGACGCCACACAGATCACCGCCGTATCGCCCACCTTGCAGTTTGACGCGGCACCCTTGGGCAACGAACGCTACCGCTTGTCTGCCACCCGAGCCGACAATGCCTACAGCCAGTATGGCCGCAACGACAACCAGCGCGAGGCCGGCAAGGCTTTGTTCAAACTAGCCGCCGCCGGAACGGCACCCGCACAAGCCCTGTTCCAGACACTCGATTTCTCGGCCACGGACGGCTCACAAATACCCGCTGCTCTGGACCAGATTTCACCCGCTGGCTATAGCGCTGCCATGGCCGCCTCCCTGATGCATGAGCGTTCGATCATGCAAACCGCCCGCCAAGGCCTGAGCCAAAGCATGTTGCGGCCCGGCACCGACTGGCAGGGCTACGCTCTGGTATTCGGTTCAAGTGGCGATCAAAACACGCGCGGGTCCATGCTTGGCTACGATGCCAACAGCTACGGCCTGATCGTTGGAGCCGGGCGCGCTCTGGAGTCGGCCCCTGACTTGGCCGTAGGAGCCCAGCTTGATGTTTCCGATCTGTCGGTCAAACCGGATGCCCCTTACTCCGGCAAGAGCAAAGCCACCGCGTTCGGCCTTGCCGCCCATCTGCAATACCGCCCCGGTACACGGGAAGGTCTTTTCGCATTCAGCGGACTGCGCCTGGGCCTGGAACAAGCCGATATGCGCAGACAGATTGCCATTGGAGACTACCAGGCCACGCACTCGTCTGACTGGACGGGACGCAATCTGTCGATTGACGCCGGCACAGGCTACCTTTGGCAACTGAGCCCCTCGTTTTCGGTAGGCCCTTTTGCCAGCATGAATTACGCCCTGGTATCCCGCCCATCGGTCGACGAATCGGGCAACGACGCCACGCGTCTTCACCTGAACAGCAAGCGCGTAGACGCCTTGCGCTCCAGCCTGGGGATGACGGCCGAATGGAATCGCGATCTGGCTGATGGCAGCAAGCTGGCCGTGAACCTGGACCTTGGCTGGAATCACGAATGGCTGGATCGCGACCTGACTCAAACAGCCCGTTTCGCCATTGCGTCCACGGATACGGCGTTCAATACCCGCAATAGCGTGCTCCCCCGCGACACCATGAGCGTTCGAACCGGCCTGACCTGGCAACGCAGTGAGCGTCTGTCGATTGGCACCGGCATCAGCTCACAGTTCGGAGGCGGATATTCGTCGCTGCAAGGACAGGTGAATCTGCGCTGGGCGTTTTAACAGTCCACGCCCTCACACGGACCTGAACAGAAACTATAAAAAAGCCCCCGAGAGTCGTTCGACTCTCAGGGGCACAGGTCCGATAGCCTGCCCCCAAGCGGCAGACCACCGATACTCAATCACCAATCTGTAGAAACAGACCAGTTAAAAGACGACACAGGCTCCGTCAATCAAACTGCTAAAAAATGACGAAGCACATCGTTCTTCTCAAAGACTCAAAAGTTTAAAAACCCCGAGTCTTAAACTCCAATCAACTTCATCGCCTCTTCACGCGTTGCCACAGTGGCGTACTTCTGACGCATGTCGAACAGGTTAGCCTCGTGTGGCCCAATCGCACGGTCACCCACGCAATCAGATACCACCAAGGGGCGGAAACCCAGTTGCATTGCATCAACCACGCTGGAACGCACGCAACCGCTAGTGACGGCACCGGCGACCAGCAGTGTTTGCACACCACGTTGAGTCAGCCACGCGGCCAAGGGTGTACCAAAGAAAGCCGAAGGCACATTCTTGCGAACGATAAACTCACCGGGTGCAGGAGCCAGCTCCGGCACGATGTGGCTGTTGTGCGCGTCTTCGGTCAGACCCAACATGCCAGGGACTTTGATGCTGAAGATATTGTTATCAGCACCATCGTCCGCATACACGATGCGAGTGTGAGCCACCGGCCAGCCCTGTTCACGCGCCGTTGCCAGCAACTTCTGCGTGTTCTCGATCGCCTCGGGAATATTGCCACCGCCAAACACCGCCGGATCAGCAAAACCATTCACCAGATCAATAATCAACAAGCCATACGGAGCTTTAGGCTCCAACGTCGACCCAAACCCTTGTTGAGCGTAAACCGCCCCTTCATTCGTACTCACCAACGCCTCCGTCCAGTACTTTGCCGTCACGCACTACGGCGCGGCCATCCAGGCTGACCGTGCAATTGCGCAAGGGGATGTCGATGTGACACGCCGTCGTACGATTGCCGCCTGCCTCGTTATTCGGGCCCAGGGAGAACAGGAAGTTGCCTTCGAACGCACGAGCATCCATGCCAATGGTGTTCTCACGCGAGTACAGACCCAGCGTGGACCAATGACAACGCGGTTGCAGACCCCAGCCAATATGCGAGATAGCGTAGCCCTCTGGGTCATTGAAGGACTTCATGTATTCGTCCAGCAATTGCGCCTCAATGCCGCCTTCGATCTTCGTGGCATAACCATTCTCCACAGTCAGAATAATCTGCTCGGAGGAATACTTTTTCTGCGGCAGCAGGATGTCGCCCTTGTCGATCACGATGGTGCCGTTGGTGCCCAACTCGTTCGGCCAGGTCAGCACAAAACCGCTAGGCCAGTGATCCCAACGACCGGGCTCATCCACAAAGCCGTATTCACGAATCGCAGGAAACTCACCCAGCGGGCAACGCAGATTAGTGCCGGCAGGAGAGGTAATGCTCATTTCCTTGGCGGCCTTGATCAAAGCGGCGGCTGCGGTCACGCGTGCACGATCTGCTTCGGTTGGCACGGTGCGAACCAGAATTTCGGGTGGCTCCACGGCCAACAGAATCTTGGTACCCGTCTTCAGAATGTCGATCTGCTCGGGCGAGAACAACAAGGTCATCAGGTCCAGAACCAGATCGCTGGCTTTAAGCGCTGCAATCGCCGCCTCGTTACCAGTCAAAGGCGTCGTGCCCAGATAAGCCAAAGGATCCCGGCTCAGGGCCTTCTCTGCATTCACAGGCAACAGATCCAGACGGTTCACCACCGCGCCCATGGATTGCGCCGCAATCTGCGCACACTGCATGGTTTGCTGATTCGTCGTGGAGCTGGTCAGCAAGGTCACGGTTTGACCTGCTTGCAGCTTGGACAGGCGCAGAACCTCTTGCCATGCTTCGATAAGTTGATAATCACTCACTGCCATTTTGTCTCTCCTAGTGAGACACCTCGGCTTCAAACCGACATGCCTAATCACGACAGGGCCGCCGTGGCGGCCCCTACTCAACATCACACCAAGCGCTGGCCCAGGAAATCACCGAAGGCTTCGTAAAAGCCTGCTTCGTTATCCCAAGGAATCATGTGACCCGCATTGGGCACACGAACGTGCTGCACGCCAGCGGCCAGTTGCTGAATCTCGGCTACATCTTCATCGCGCACCACGTCGCCACGCTCGGCGGTCATCAGCAAGGCGGGGACTTTCAGATGCGGGAAGTCAACGTGGATATCGTCAGTGTGGAAGCCTTCGAAACTGGCCAGAATCGCAGGCTCGTGGCAGGTGTGCAGCCACTGGGCACGCAACTGCAGTTGCTCTTCGGTCCAAGTCGGGCAGAACGCGCGCATGTCTTCAGCGGTACAACCCTTGCGAGCCATCGCCATGGAGTCCACATACCAAGGCAACTTGGAAGGATAGGCACGACGATCTGGGCCGGACACTGGCGGATCAACCATGACCAGACGGTTCAGGCCATCGCTGTTCTTGTGAGCCGCACGCAAACCAATGCGCGCACCCATGGAGTGGCCGACCACGATGTAGTCTTTCAAACCCAAGGCTTGAGCCAGTGCGATCAAGTCATCCGCCTGCGCATCCAGGCTGTAATCCATGCCTTCAGCTGCTTCACTCAAACCACGACCACGCACGTCCTGAATGTAGGTATCGAAGTGCTTGCCGAACTGCTCGCCCACAAAACCCCAGGTCACCGCCGGGCTGGTAATACCGGGAACGATGATGACGGCAGGGCGCTGATCGCGCCCACCGACGGAACCACCAAAACGCAGGTAATGCTGACGAATGCCATTAGCGTGCACATGAGCGCCGTACAAAAATGTGCTCATGCTCAGCTCCGGTCCAGCTTGAACAGACGGGCAGCGTTGCCGTAGCACACCAACTCGCGTGTCTTGTCATCCATAGGCGCTGCTTCGATGAAATCTGCCGCCAGCTCAGTGGATTCGTAAGGGTAGTCCACCGAGAACAGCACGGCTTCAGCACCCATTTCACCAATCGCACCCATCAAGGTCGGGGCGGAACAGACACCTGATGTGGTGATCAGAATATTGCTGCCGATGTACTCGGATGGCTTGCGCTTCAAGGTGACACCGTGCGGGTAGACCGCAAAACGGCTGTCGTAGCGCCAGCGCTGGAATGGTAGGCCTTCGCCCATATGGCCCAACACCAGCTTCACGTCCGGACAACGATCAAACACACCACCGAACAACATGCGCAGCGCGTGGGTGCCGGTTTCTACACCCCAGCCCCAGGTCGCGCCCATCAGCTCCGGGTGGCCCGTGTAAGCGTGTGGCATTTCGTAGGCGTCGAACGGATGCAGATAAAACGGCACATCCAGCTTCTGCACGGTTTCCCAGAAGGCATCATATTCGCGGCCGTCGTAGTACACGCCATGCGTGTGACCGTTAACCAACGCGCCCTTCAAGCCCAGATCCTGCACCGCGCGCGTCAGTTCTTGTGCTGCGGCAGCCGGGTCCTGCATGGGCAAAGTGGCAAAGCCGCCCAGGCGATCGGGATGGCGGGCAATTTGCTGCGCCAGGAAATCATTGTTCTGACGTGAACGCTCGATAGCGACGGACACATCCTTTTCCACCTGTACCCCAGGGCCGGTCTGCGACAGCACGACGTACTCGATACCGGCACGATCCATCACCTCCAGACGCTGCGCGTCGAAGTCATGCAAACGAGCCATCAGTTCACGCGCGTCGGCACTGTCAATATGTTTGACAAAGGCCTTGGAATAATCCTCAAAGCCAACGGCGTTGAAGTGCTCCTCCAGTGCTATTTTTTTAATACGTTTCACCGTAAATTTTCCCTAAATTATTGATTTACATAAGGTCAATCGTTTGACCCCCCAACAATATCTATCAGTATGCTGATTATTATTGTTTTCAGCAAGTCGGGAAATCACATATACTTTGGGGCGTGGACAGCGCCTGTAGACAAGACTACAAATCAGAAATCGGGGCTTCTGTTCACGTTAGCGTAGCCCTGCTTTCCTTGTAGACGCCGACCTTGCAGCCGTACCCTTTGCAGGTCGTCCCGCTTTCAGTGTGCTGCCTTTTTGGCAACAGGCTGAAAGCCACTCAATCGATGACTGACTTATCCATGAAGAATCACGCCGAGCTAAAGCAAGAAGAACGACTGGAAGCCGACGAGGCCGAAATCCTGGGTCCAGTGGAAGAAGAAAATGCCGAGCTGTATCGACGCAAACTGTGGTCCCGGCCTGGTTTTCTGGTTCGCCGTCTTAACCAGATTCACTACGCCATGTTTTACGAGGAGTGCAAAAGTGACCTCACCCCTGTCCAGCACGGTGTCCTGTCCGTGTTGATGGGTTCACCCTGGTTGGATCAAACCACGATCGGCTACGAGCTGGGGCTGGATCGCACCACCTCGGCCGATGTCATCCGCAGGCTGGAGGAAAAGGGGTTGCTGGGGCGTCGTATCAACCCCGAAGACCGCCGCTCTCGCCAGACCTACATCACCGAAGCAGGACTGGCGGCGATGAAGGAGATCAGTACTGGCATGAACCGCGCCCAGGAACGACTGCTGGACCCACTGACCGCCAAGCAGCGTCAAACTTTTATGACCATGCTGACGCGCGTGGTGGAGCACAACAACCAATATGGTCGTGCTGCCCTGAAAAACATGTGAGAAGCTCGGGGGGCCTCAGGCCCCTCGCGCATACCAATCCGGTAGTTCAAAGGCATGCGCTGGCAGTTGGTACAGCTGGCGCAAACTGGCCTGACTAAGCATGTCGCGGGGCTGTCCCTGCGCCAATATGCCCCCATCCCGGTACAAGATCACCCAGTCCGCCACGCGGGCCGCATGTTCGGGTTGATGCGTACACAAGAGCACACCCAAACCTTCCTGACGCAAGTGTGAGACCTGATCCAGCACGCGTAATTGATTCGCGAAGTCCAGGCTGGAGGCGGGTTCATCCATGATCAAGAACTGCGAACGCTGCGCCAAGGCACGTGCTATCACGCACAGCTGGCGCTCTCCACCGCTGATCTGATCAATACGTTTTTGAGCCAGTTGCCCTATGCCCAAACGCTCCAGGCAAACGCCTACCCATTGCCGATCTGCCGCACTCGGTTGGGTGTACCAGGCCAGCTCACTGGCGCAACCCAGCAAGACCCATTGCTCTACCGTAAAGGCAAAGGCCGACTCCTGCGCTTGCGGTACATAGGCCAGCTGTCTGGCCAGGGCACGCGCACTCCATTGCCCCAGGGGCTTGCCCTGCACCTTCACCTGCCCTTTTAAAGGCGGCTGCAGGCCCAACAAGGTGCGTAGCAAGGTGGACTTACCGCTGCCATTGGGTCCGAGCAAACAGACGACCTGCCCGGTCTGCACACGCAGATTCAAATTGCTGGCGACTTGCTTGCGCCCGTAGCCTACAGCCAGATCAATCGCTTCCAAGCCTTGTTCGCTCATCGCTGCCTCGCACCACGAGCCAGCAACAGCAAGAAGCCGGGAGCACCCACCAAGGCCGTCAGCACGCCCAAGGGCAATTCCAGCGTGCCTATGCTGCGTGCCAAGGTATCGGTTAACAAGAGAAAGGCGGCGCCCACCAACAAGCAGACGGGCAATAGACGGGAGAAGTCCGGGCCAACCAATAAACGGGCCGCGTGCGGGATCAACAAACCGACCCAACCAATAATGCCTGCCAGGGCCACGCACACCGCCGTCATCAAGGTCGCGCAAACGATCAGCAGGCAACGCAAGGCGGAGACGGGCATGCCCAGGGAGCGGGCCTCGTCATCTTGCAGCGCCAGGACATTGATACGCCAACGCAAGAGCCATACAGGGACGATGCACGCCAACACCATCATCGCGGCGGGCCAGACTTCGTAAGAGCGCACAGCACTTAACCCACCCAGCAACCAGAAGGTCATGGAAGGCAATTGGGAATATGGATCAGCCAGGATCTTGATCAGCGACAAGGCTGCACCCAGCAAGGTGCCAACCGCCATCCCGGCAAGAACCAGAATCAGAATGGGTGGATGATGGCGCAGCATGCGCGCCAGACTCAAGACAATGCCCACTGCCAGCAGGCCGCCCACAAAGGCTGCCATCTGTACGCCGAACAAGGAGAAATTCAAATAGATGGCCAGAATCGCCCCCAGGCCTGCGCCCGAGGACACGCCCAGAATATCGGGTGAAACCAGTGGATTGCGAAACATGGTTTGATACGCCGCGCCTGCGGTCGAGAGCGCCGCCCCCACCAGCAAAGCCGCTGCAATACGTGGCAGACGTAGATCCCAGACCACGCGCACGGCCTGATTCTGCCCCGCTTCCGGGTCGCTACCAAAACCGGCGGCCAAGGCACGCAGCACTTCTGTCCCGGACAAGGGATACGCCCCCTGCCCCAAGGCAAACACCACCAGTACGGCCAGAATCAGCC encodes:
- a CDS encoding autotransporter outer membrane beta-barrel domain-containing protein, which translates into the protein MKLTKLYAALALAIAPLSAHALEDRAVTDASGRTVFIARFFDMGDGPFDERHNTSYWSWQGHEAYKNEIVDGIGYWTEILQTQGANPPTIINIGTINMPGNAYGGSPTANDGQSALTQMQQSIFGLSPAEGTLPLGGHGFFGLGQDDYASNPAFTQTPLTGKDSVLLTAIHEVAHGLGVTSHVINKGDNYDIQPYFTSQLTSWAQLLRDDNGNPAQADQKILCNGCDTSYDPDAFDLRQDKGFLIGANIEQVLAGGLRGVPVKILGEDGSIDNNFMSHIELRNSVMSHQRYRNYSGFMEAELAALQDLGYTIDRANFFGRSIYGDGLELVNTQGFFARNAEGTQYLPGQYNQSTLGLGLHIYGSNNQVRQAADLLAAGSGGAGIRIDGENNTLVIDSGVKIYADGLNGQGIQFAYGRGHTLVHRGDIQATGSQGVGLRFDFGTNSLGNVVERRGSYIRSIKGVDQALLPELNGPLVQQADISGRVAGQEAAILISDNAYVGRINLMQGAQIEGDIISHYAERDNNNQLRLTTLSFGQAADTMGRSIDQPDATFHLSYAGNITGKDNLTLSFDGGTTKLDGTLQVHSATIQEAATLGGNASFDLASGQALINAGTLTPGNSIGGIQVNGDFQQTATGQLVAEFDGKGGHDTLAVSGNADLAGALKLTPLADWYQNSWSVDTGSFVEAASYNGSFDATQITAVSPTLQFDAAPLGNERYRLSATRADNAYSQYGRNDNQREAGKALFKLAAAGTAPAQALFQTLDFSATDGSQIPAALDQISPAGYSAAMAASLMHERSIMQTARQGLSQSMLRPGTDWQGYALVFGSSGDQNTRGSMLGYDANSYGLIVGAGRALESAPDLAVGAQLDVSDLSVKPDAPYSGKSKATAFGLAAHLQYRPGTREGLFAFSGLRLGLEQADMRRQIAIGDYQATHSSDWTGRNLSIDAGTGYLWQLSPSFSVGPFASMNYALVSRPSVDESGNDATRLHLNSKRVDALRSSLGMTAEWNRDLADGSKLAVNLDLGWNHEWLDRDLTQTARFAIASTDTAFNTRNSVLPRDTMSVRTGLTWQRSERLSIGTGISSQFGGGYSSLQGQVNLRWAF
- a CDS encoding N-carbamoylsarcosine amidohydrolase, whose amino-acid sequence is MSTNEGAVYAQQGFGSTLEPKAPYGLLIIDLVNGFADPAVFGGGNIPEAIENTQKLLATAREQGWPVAHTRIVYADDGADNNIFSIKVPGMLGLTEDAHNSHIVPELAPAPGEFIVRKNVPSAFFGTPLAAWLTQRGVQTLLVAGAVTSGCVRSSVVDAMQLGFRPLVVSDCVGDRAIGPHEANLFDMRQKYATVATREEAMKLIGV
- a CDS encoding 2,5-dihydroxypyridine 5,6-dioxygenase; the protein is MAVSDYQLIEAWQEVLRLSKLQAGQTVTLLTSSTTNQQTMQCAQIAAQSMGAVVNRLDLLPVNAEKALSRDPLAYLGTTPLTGNEAAIAALKASDLVLDLMTLLFSPEQIDILKTGTKILLAVEPPEILVRTVPTEADRARVTAAAALIKAAKEMSITSPAGTNLRCPLGEFPAIREYGFVDEPGRWDHWPSGFVLTWPNELGTNGTIVIDKGDILLPQKKYSSEQIILTVENGYATKIEGGIEAQLLDEYMKSFNDPEGYAISHIGWGLQPRCHWSTLGLYSRENTIGMDARAFEGNFLFSLGPNNEAGGNRTTACHIDIPLRNCTVSLDGRAVVRDGKVLDGGVGEYE
- a CDS encoding alpha/beta fold hydrolase, whose protein sequence is MSTFLYGAHVHANGIRQHYLRFGGSVGGRDQRPAVIIVPGITSPAVTWGFVGEQFGKHFDTYIQDVRGRGLSEAAEGMDYSLDAQADDLIALAQALGLKDYIVVGHSMGARIGLRAAHKNSDGLNRLVMVDPPVSGPDRRAYPSKLPWYVDSMAMARKGCTAEDMRAFCPTWTEEQLQLRAQWLHTCHEPAILASFEGFHTDDIHVDFPHLKVPALLMTAERGDVVRDEDVAEIQQLAAGVQHVRVPNAGHMIPWDNEAGFYEAFGDFLGQRLV
- a CDS encoding amidohydrolase family protein, producing the protein MKRIKKIALEEHFNAVGFEDYSKAFVKHIDSADARELMARLHDFDAQRLEVMDRAGIEYVVLSQTGPGVQVEKDVSVAIERSRQNNDFLAQQIARHPDRLGGFATLPMQDPAAAAQELTRAVQDLGLKGALVNGHTHGVYYDGREYDAFWETVQKLDVPFYLHPFDAYEMPHAYTGHPELMGATWGWGVETGTHALRMLFGGVFDRCPDVKLVLGHMGEGLPFQRWRYDSRFAVYPHGVTLKRKPSEYIGSNILITTSGVCSAPTLMGAIGEMGAEAVLFSVDYPYESTELAADFIEAAPMDDKTRELVCYGNAARLFKLDRS
- a CDS encoding MarR family winged helix-turn-helix transcriptional regulator, whose product is MTDLSMKNHAELKQEERLEADEAEILGPVEEENAELYRRKLWSRPGFLVRRLNQIHYAMFYEECKSDLTPVQHGVLSVLMGSPWLDQTTIGYELGLDRTTSADVIRRLEEKGLLGRRINPEDRRSRQTYITEAGLAAMKEISTGMNRAQERLLDPLTAKQRQTFMTMLTRVVEHNNQYGRAALKNM
- a CDS encoding ABC transporter ATP-binding protein; its protein translation is MSEQGLEAIDLAVGYGRKQVASNLNLRVQTGQVVCLLGPNGSGKSTLLRTLLGLQPPLKGQVKVQGKPLGQWSARALARQLAYVPQAQESAFAFTVEQWVLLGCASELAWYTQPSAADRQWVGVCLERLGIGQLAQKRIDQISGGERQLCVIARALAQRSQFLIMDEPASSLDFANQLRVLDQVSHLRQEGLGVLLCTHQPEHAARVADWVILYRDGGILAQGQPRDMLSQASLRQLYQLPAHAFELPDWYARGA
- a CDS encoding FecCD family ABC transporter permease — translated: MKANLPYGLLLLLLGLILAVLVVFALGQGAYPLSGTEVLRALAAGFGSDPEAGQNQAVRVVWDLRLPRIAAALLVGAALSTAGAAYQTMFRNPLVSPDILGVSSGAGLGAILAIYLNFSLFGVQMAAFVGGLLAVGIVLSLARMLRHHPPILILVLAGMAVGTLLGAALSLIKILADPYSQLPSMTFWLLGGLSAVRSYEVWPAAMMVLACIVPVWLLRWRINVLALQDDEARSLGMPVSALRCLLIVCATLMTAVCVALAGIIGWVGLLIPHAARLLVGPDFSRLLPVCLLVGAAFLLLTDTLARSIGTLELPLGVLTALVGAPGFLLLLARGARQR